One Gadus morhua chromosome 1, gadMor3.0, whole genome shotgun sequence DNA segment encodes these proteins:
- the fkbp5 gene encoding peptidyl-prolyl cis-trans isomerase FKBP5 isoform X6, with product MASSVDLFALYANCRGSSESGRKEVMNDLTNRSKHFMTMEGIDVTSSKDKGVLKIVKVQGVDGDRPMLGDRVTLHYTGKLLNGQKVDSSLDRKEPFSFSLGKGQVIKAWDSSVMTMQKGEVCSLLCRPDYAYGAPGNPPKVPPNSTLLFEVELLDFQGEMLTEDGGIMRRIKTKGEGFTNPNDGATVDVHLEGRCEGQLFDSRDVCFIVGEAQDKGVPLGVDRAMEKMQKGECCLLQLKSKYGFGREGKPELKIGPNKDMLYEVTLRDFKKAKESWEMDLKEKLELSVEVKHKGNQYFKAGFLQQAIIQYQRIVSWLEMECGVGEEQQRKIQEFLLLSQLNLALCYLRLQEFSHVVDNCNKVIELDATNEKALYRRGEARLCRNEFSLAMADFRQVLQVNPLNRAARAQITICQHKVREHQERDKKIYANMFQKFAEHDKKVSEFHGMNEKLGSRSEGRMKV from the exons ATGGCGTCGTCTGTGGACCTGTTTGCCCTGTAtgcaaactgcagggggtccagTGAGTCTGGGAGGAAGGAGGTGATGAATGATTTGACTAACCGCTCGAAGCACTTCATGACGATGGAG GGTATTGACGTAACGTCGAGCAAGGATAAAGGAGTACTGAAG ATAGTGAAGGTCCAGGGCGTAGATGGAGACAGGCCCATGCTTGGGGACAGGGTTACCCTGCACTACACGGGTAAACTGCTCAACGGGCAGAAGGTGGACTCCAGTTTAGATCGCAAGGAACCCTTTTCATTCAGTTTAGGAAAGG GGCAAGTGATCAAGGCGTGGGACAGCAGTGTGATGACGATGCAGAAGGGAGAGGTGTGCTCACTGCTCTGTCGTCCGGATTACGCCTATGGAGCCCCAGGGAACCCACCAAAGGTTCCCCCAAACTCAACCCTACTGTTTGAG GTTGAGCTGCTGGACTTCCAGGGCGAGATGCTCACAGAAGACGGTGGAATAATGCGGAGGATCAAGACCAAGGGAGAAGGCTTCACCAACCCCAACGACGGGGCTACTGTCGATG TGCACCTGGAGGGGAGGTGCGAGGGCCAGCTGTTTGACTCCCGggatgtgtgttttattgtgggAGAGGCGCAGGACAAGGGCGTCCCACTGGGAGTGGACCGGGCCATGGAGAAGATGCAGAAAGGAGAGTGCTGTCTACTTCAGCTTAAATCCAA GTATGGCTTTGGGAGAGAAGGTAAGCCAGAGTTAAAGATTGGACCAAACAAAGACATGCTCTATGAAGTTACCCTCAGAGACTTCAAAAAG GCCAAAGAATCATGGGAAATGGACTTGAAAGAGAAACTTGAACTGTCTGTTGAAGTTAAGCATAAAGGGAATCAGTATTTTAAG GCGGGCTTCCTCCAGCAGGCCATCATCCAGTACCAGCGCATCGTGTCCTGGCTGGAGATGGAGTGTGGCGTGGGAGAGGAGCAGCAGAGGAAGATCCAGGAGTTCCTGCTGCTGTCCCAGCTCAACCTGGCACTGTGCTACCTACGGCTGCAGGAGTTCTCCCACGTGGTGGACAACTGCAACAAG GTGATTGAGCTCGACGCGACGAACGAGAAGGCGCTGTATCGCCGGGGCGAGGCCCGTCTCTGCCGTAACGAGTTCAGTCTGGCCATGGCCGACTTCCGCCAGGTGCTGCAGGTCAACCCGTTGAATCGGGCGGCCCGGGCTCAGATTACCATCTGCCAGCACAAGGTCAGGGAACACCAGGAGCGGGACAAGAAGATCTACGCCAACATGTTCCAGAAATTCGCGGAACACGATAAAAAAGTCAGTGAATTCCATGGGATGAATGAAAA GTTGGGAAGCAGAAGCGAAGGAAGGATGAAAGTGTAA
- the fkbp5 gene encoding peptidyl-prolyl cis-trans isomerase FKBP5 isoform X5, whose protein sequence is MLGDRVTLHYTGKLLNGQKVDSSLDRKEPFSFSLGKGQVIKAWDSSVMTMQKGEVCSLLCRPDYAYGAPGNPPKVPPNSTLLFEVELLDFQGEMLTEDGGIMRRIKTKGEGFTNPNDGATVDVHLEGRCEGQLFDSRDVCFIVGEAQDKGVPLGVDRAMEKMQKGECCLLQLKSKYGFGREGKPELKIGPNKDMLYEVTLRDFKKAKESWEMDLKEKLELSVEVKHKGNQYFKAGFLQQAIIQYQRIVSWLEMECGVGEEQQRKIQEFLLLSQLNLALCYLRLQEFSHVVDNCNKVIELDATNEKALYRRGEARLCRNEFSLAMADFRQVLQVNPLNRAARAQITICQHKVREHQERDKKIYANMFQKFAEHDKKVEEGQAFPFLAHHNTRRFGGLYTGSLERFGSEDIMESAEQSEGMSLIFELHIISPICLWHSIFFGHLSVSAMPVLGNRNICGIFFKTES, encoded by the exons ATGCTTGGGGACAGGGTTACCCTGCACTACACGGGTAAACTGCTCAACGGGCAGAAGGTGGACTCCAGTTTAGATCGCAAGGAACCCTTTTCATTCAGTTTAGGAAAGG GGCAAGTGATCAAGGCGTGGGACAGCAGTGTGATGACGATGCAGAAGGGAGAGGTGTGCTCACTGCTCTGTCGTCCGGATTACGCCTATGGAGCCCCAGGGAACCCACCAAAGGTTCCCCCAAACTCAACCCTACTGTTTGAG GTTGAGCTGCTGGACTTCCAGGGCGAGATGCTCACAGAAGACGGTGGAATAATGCGGAGGATCAAGACCAAGGGAGAAGGCTTCACCAACCCCAACGACGGGGCTACTGTCGATG TGCACCTGGAGGGGAGGTGCGAGGGCCAGCTGTTTGACTCCCGggatgtgtgttttattgtgggAGAGGCGCAGGACAAGGGCGTCCCACTGGGAGTGGACCGGGCCATGGAGAAGATGCAGAAAGGAGAGTGCTGTCTACTTCAGCTTAAATCCAA GTATGGCTTTGGGAGAGAAGGTAAGCCAGAGTTAAAGATTGGACCAAACAAAGACATGCTCTATGAAGTTACCCTCAGAGACTTCAAAAAG GCCAAAGAATCATGGGAAATGGACTTGAAAGAGAAACTTGAACTGTCTGTTGAAGTTAAGCATAAAGGGAATCAGTATTTTAAG GCGGGCTTCCTCCAGCAGGCCATCATCCAGTACCAGCGCATCGTGTCCTGGCTGGAGATGGAGTGTGGCGTGGGAGAGGAGCAGCAGAGGAAGATCCAGGAGTTCCTGCTGCTGTCCCAGCTCAACCTGGCACTGTGCTACCTACGGCTGCAGGAGTTCTCCCACGTGGTGGACAACTGCAACAAG GTGATTGAGCTCGACGCGACGAACGAGAAGGCGCTGTATCGCCGGGGCGAGGCCCGTCTCTGCCGTAACGAGTTCAGTCTGGCCATGGCCGACTTCCGCCAGGTGCTGCAGGTCAACCCGTTGAATCGGGCGGCCCGGGCTCAGATTACCATCTGCCAGCACAAGGTCAGGGAACACCAGGAGCGGGACAAGAAGATCTACGCCAACATGTTCCAGAAATTCGCGGAACACGATAAAAAAGT TGAGGAAGGGCAGGCCTTTCCTTTCCTAGCCCATCATAACACTCGTCGCTTCGGAGGTTTATATACGGGATCTCTGGAACGTTTTGGTTCAGAAGATATTATGGAATCGGCTGAGCAGAGCGAAGGCATGTCATTGATTTTTGAACTCCACATCATATCACCCATATGCCTTTGGCATTCAATCTTTTTTGGGCATCTGTCGGTAAGTGCAATGCCCGTCCTTGGGAACAGAAATATTTGTggcatttttttcaaaacagaatcgtaa
- the fkbp5 gene encoding peptidyl-prolyl cis-trans isomerase FKBP5 isoform X2 has translation MASSVDLFALYANCRGSSESGRKEVMNDLTNRSKHFMTMEGIDVTSSKDKGVLKIVKVQGVDGDRPMLGDRVTLHYTGKLLNGQKVDSSLDRKEPFSFSLGKGQVIKAWDSSVMTMQKGEVCSLLCRPDYAYGAPGNPPKVPPNSTLLFEVELLDFQGEMLTEDGGIMRRIKTKGEGFTNPNDGATVDVHLEGRCEGQLFDSRDVCFIVGEAQDKGVPLGVDRAMEKMQKGECCLLQLKSKYGFGREGKPELKIGPNKDMLYEVTLRDFKKAKESWEMDLKEKLELSVEVKHKGNQYFKAGFLQQAIIQYQRIVSWLEMECGVGEEQQRKIQEFLLLSQLNLALCYLRLQEFSHVVDNCNKVIELDATNEKALYRRGEARLCRNEFSLAMADFRQVLQVNPLNRAARAQITICQHKVREHQERDKKIYANMFQKFAEHDKKVEEGQAFPFLAHHNTRRFGGLYTGSLERFGSEDIMESAEQSEGMSLIFELHIISPICLWHSIFFGHLSVSGLCS, from the exons ATGGCGTCGTCTGTGGACCTGTTTGCCCTGTAtgcaaactgcagggggtccagTGAGTCTGGGAGGAAGGAGGTGATGAATGATTTGACTAACCGCTCGAAGCACTTCATGACGATGGAG GGTATTGACGTAACGTCGAGCAAGGATAAAGGAGTACTGAAG ATAGTGAAGGTCCAGGGCGTAGATGGAGACAGGCCCATGCTTGGGGACAGGGTTACCCTGCACTACACGGGTAAACTGCTCAACGGGCAGAAGGTGGACTCCAGTTTAGATCGCAAGGAACCCTTTTCATTCAGTTTAGGAAAGG GGCAAGTGATCAAGGCGTGGGACAGCAGTGTGATGACGATGCAGAAGGGAGAGGTGTGCTCACTGCTCTGTCGTCCGGATTACGCCTATGGAGCCCCAGGGAACCCACCAAAGGTTCCCCCAAACTCAACCCTACTGTTTGAG GTTGAGCTGCTGGACTTCCAGGGCGAGATGCTCACAGAAGACGGTGGAATAATGCGGAGGATCAAGACCAAGGGAGAAGGCTTCACCAACCCCAACGACGGGGCTACTGTCGATG TGCACCTGGAGGGGAGGTGCGAGGGCCAGCTGTTTGACTCCCGggatgtgtgttttattgtgggAGAGGCGCAGGACAAGGGCGTCCCACTGGGAGTGGACCGGGCCATGGAGAAGATGCAGAAAGGAGAGTGCTGTCTACTTCAGCTTAAATCCAA GTATGGCTTTGGGAGAGAAGGTAAGCCAGAGTTAAAGATTGGACCAAACAAAGACATGCTCTATGAAGTTACCCTCAGAGACTTCAAAAAG GCCAAAGAATCATGGGAAATGGACTTGAAAGAGAAACTTGAACTGTCTGTTGAAGTTAAGCATAAAGGGAATCAGTATTTTAAG GCGGGCTTCCTCCAGCAGGCCATCATCCAGTACCAGCGCATCGTGTCCTGGCTGGAGATGGAGTGTGGCGTGGGAGAGGAGCAGCAGAGGAAGATCCAGGAGTTCCTGCTGCTGTCCCAGCTCAACCTGGCACTGTGCTACCTACGGCTGCAGGAGTTCTCCCACGTGGTGGACAACTGCAACAAG GTGATTGAGCTCGACGCGACGAACGAGAAGGCGCTGTATCGCCGGGGCGAGGCCCGTCTCTGCCGTAACGAGTTCAGTCTGGCCATGGCCGACTTCCGCCAGGTGCTGCAGGTCAACCCGTTGAATCGGGCGGCCCGGGCTCAGATTACCATCTGCCAGCACAAGGTCAGGGAACACCAGGAGCGGGACAAGAAGATCTACGCCAACATGTTCCAGAAATTCGCGGAACACGATAAAAAAGT TGAGGAAGGGCAGGCCTTTCCTTTCCTAGCCCATCATAACACTCGTCGCTTCGGAGGTTTATATACGGGATCTCTGGAACGTTTTGGTTCAGAAGATATTATGGAATCGGCTGAGCAGAGCGAAGGCATGTCATTGATTTTTGAACTCCACATCATATCACCCATATGCCTTTGGCATTCAATCTTTTTTGGGCATCTGTCG GTCTCCGGACTTTGTTCATGA
- the fkbp5 gene encoding peptidyl-prolyl cis-trans isomerase FKBP5 isoform X1: MASSVDLFALYANCRGSSESGRKEVMNDLTNRSKHFMTMEGIDVTSSKDKGVLKIVKVQGVDGDRPMLGDRVTLHYTGKLLNGQKVDSSLDRKEPFSFSLGKGQVIKAWDSSVMTMQKGEVCSLLCRPDYAYGAPGNPPKVPPNSTLLFEVELLDFQGEMLTEDGGIMRRIKTKGEGFTNPNDGATVDVHLEGRCEGQLFDSRDVCFIVGEAQDKGVPLGVDRAMEKMQKGECCLLQLKSKYGFGREGKPELKIGPNKDMLYEVTLRDFKKAKESWEMDLKEKLELSVEVKHKGNQYFKAGFLQQAIIQYQRIVSWLEMECGVGEEQQRKIQEFLLLSQLNLALCYLRLQEFSHVVDNCNKVIELDATNEKALYRRGEARLCRNEFSLAMADFRQVLQVNPLNRAARAQITICQHKVREHQERDKKIYANMFQKFAEHDKKVEEGQAFPFLAHHNTRRFGGLYTGSLERFGSEDIMESAEQSEGMSLIFELHIISPICLWHSIFFGHLSVSAMPVLGNRNICGIFFKTES, translated from the exons ATGGCGTCGTCTGTGGACCTGTTTGCCCTGTAtgcaaactgcagggggtccagTGAGTCTGGGAGGAAGGAGGTGATGAATGATTTGACTAACCGCTCGAAGCACTTCATGACGATGGAG GGTATTGACGTAACGTCGAGCAAGGATAAAGGAGTACTGAAG ATAGTGAAGGTCCAGGGCGTAGATGGAGACAGGCCCATGCTTGGGGACAGGGTTACCCTGCACTACACGGGTAAACTGCTCAACGGGCAGAAGGTGGACTCCAGTTTAGATCGCAAGGAACCCTTTTCATTCAGTTTAGGAAAGG GGCAAGTGATCAAGGCGTGGGACAGCAGTGTGATGACGATGCAGAAGGGAGAGGTGTGCTCACTGCTCTGTCGTCCGGATTACGCCTATGGAGCCCCAGGGAACCCACCAAAGGTTCCCCCAAACTCAACCCTACTGTTTGAG GTTGAGCTGCTGGACTTCCAGGGCGAGATGCTCACAGAAGACGGTGGAATAATGCGGAGGATCAAGACCAAGGGAGAAGGCTTCACCAACCCCAACGACGGGGCTACTGTCGATG TGCACCTGGAGGGGAGGTGCGAGGGCCAGCTGTTTGACTCCCGggatgtgtgttttattgtgggAGAGGCGCAGGACAAGGGCGTCCCACTGGGAGTGGACCGGGCCATGGAGAAGATGCAGAAAGGAGAGTGCTGTCTACTTCAGCTTAAATCCAA GTATGGCTTTGGGAGAGAAGGTAAGCCAGAGTTAAAGATTGGACCAAACAAAGACATGCTCTATGAAGTTACCCTCAGAGACTTCAAAAAG GCCAAAGAATCATGGGAAATGGACTTGAAAGAGAAACTTGAACTGTCTGTTGAAGTTAAGCATAAAGGGAATCAGTATTTTAAG GCGGGCTTCCTCCAGCAGGCCATCATCCAGTACCAGCGCATCGTGTCCTGGCTGGAGATGGAGTGTGGCGTGGGAGAGGAGCAGCAGAGGAAGATCCAGGAGTTCCTGCTGCTGTCCCAGCTCAACCTGGCACTGTGCTACCTACGGCTGCAGGAGTTCTCCCACGTGGTGGACAACTGCAACAAG GTGATTGAGCTCGACGCGACGAACGAGAAGGCGCTGTATCGCCGGGGCGAGGCCCGTCTCTGCCGTAACGAGTTCAGTCTGGCCATGGCCGACTTCCGCCAGGTGCTGCAGGTCAACCCGTTGAATCGGGCGGCCCGGGCTCAGATTACCATCTGCCAGCACAAGGTCAGGGAACACCAGGAGCGGGACAAGAAGATCTACGCCAACATGTTCCAGAAATTCGCGGAACACGATAAAAAAGT TGAGGAAGGGCAGGCCTTTCCTTTCCTAGCCCATCATAACACTCGTCGCTTCGGAGGTTTATATACGGGATCTCTGGAACGTTTTGGTTCAGAAGATATTATGGAATCGGCTGAGCAGAGCGAAGGCATGTCATTGATTTTTGAACTCCACATCATATCACCCATATGCCTTTGGCATTCAATCTTTTTTGGGCATCTGTCGGTAAGTGCAATGCCCGTCCTTGGGAACAGAAATATTTGTggcatttttttcaaaacagaatcgtaa
- the fkbp5 gene encoding peptidyl-prolyl cis-trans isomerase FKBP5 isoform X3, which yields MTTDQDLSVDQSAVALFAVKGIDVTSSKDKGVLKIVKVQGVDGDRPMLGDRVTLHYTGKLLNGQKVDSSLDRKEPFSFSLGKGQVIKAWDSSVMTMQKGEVCSLLCRPDYAYGAPGNPPKVPPNSTLLFEVELLDFQGEMLTEDGGIMRRIKTKGEGFTNPNDGATVDVHLEGRCEGQLFDSRDVCFIVGEAQDKGVPLGVDRAMEKMQKGECCLLQLKSKYGFGREGKPELKIGPNKDMLYEVTLRDFKKAKESWEMDLKEKLELSVEVKHKGNQYFKAGFLQQAIIQYQRIVSWLEMECGVGEEQQRKIQEFLLLSQLNLALCYLRLQEFSHVVDNCNKVIELDATNEKALYRRGEARLCRNEFSLAMADFRQVLQVNPLNRAARAQITICQHKVREHQERDKKIYANMFQKFAEHDKKVEEGQAFPFLAHHNTRRFGGLYTGSLERFGSEDIMESAEQSEGMSLIFELHIISPICLWHSIFFGHLSVSAMPVLGNRNICGIFFKTES from the exons ATGACCACTGATCAAGACTTgtctgtcgaccaatcagctGTCGCTTTGTTTGCTGTAAAGGGTATTGACGTAACGTCGAGCAAGGATAAAGGAGTACTGAAG ATAGTGAAGGTCCAGGGCGTAGATGGAGACAGGCCCATGCTTGGGGACAGGGTTACCCTGCACTACACGGGTAAACTGCTCAACGGGCAGAAGGTGGACTCCAGTTTAGATCGCAAGGAACCCTTTTCATTCAGTTTAGGAAAGG GGCAAGTGATCAAGGCGTGGGACAGCAGTGTGATGACGATGCAGAAGGGAGAGGTGTGCTCACTGCTCTGTCGTCCGGATTACGCCTATGGAGCCCCAGGGAACCCACCAAAGGTTCCCCCAAACTCAACCCTACTGTTTGAG GTTGAGCTGCTGGACTTCCAGGGCGAGATGCTCACAGAAGACGGTGGAATAATGCGGAGGATCAAGACCAAGGGAGAAGGCTTCACCAACCCCAACGACGGGGCTACTGTCGATG TGCACCTGGAGGGGAGGTGCGAGGGCCAGCTGTTTGACTCCCGggatgtgtgttttattgtgggAGAGGCGCAGGACAAGGGCGTCCCACTGGGAGTGGACCGGGCCATGGAGAAGATGCAGAAAGGAGAGTGCTGTCTACTTCAGCTTAAATCCAA GTATGGCTTTGGGAGAGAAGGTAAGCCAGAGTTAAAGATTGGACCAAACAAAGACATGCTCTATGAAGTTACCCTCAGAGACTTCAAAAAG GCCAAAGAATCATGGGAAATGGACTTGAAAGAGAAACTTGAACTGTCTGTTGAAGTTAAGCATAAAGGGAATCAGTATTTTAAG GCGGGCTTCCTCCAGCAGGCCATCATCCAGTACCAGCGCATCGTGTCCTGGCTGGAGATGGAGTGTGGCGTGGGAGAGGAGCAGCAGAGGAAGATCCAGGAGTTCCTGCTGCTGTCCCAGCTCAACCTGGCACTGTGCTACCTACGGCTGCAGGAGTTCTCCCACGTGGTGGACAACTGCAACAAG GTGATTGAGCTCGACGCGACGAACGAGAAGGCGCTGTATCGCCGGGGCGAGGCCCGTCTCTGCCGTAACGAGTTCAGTCTGGCCATGGCCGACTTCCGCCAGGTGCTGCAGGTCAACCCGTTGAATCGGGCGGCCCGGGCTCAGATTACCATCTGCCAGCACAAGGTCAGGGAACACCAGGAGCGGGACAAGAAGATCTACGCCAACATGTTCCAGAAATTCGCGGAACACGATAAAAAAGT TGAGGAAGGGCAGGCCTTTCCTTTCCTAGCCCATCATAACACTCGTCGCTTCGGAGGTTTATATACGGGATCTCTGGAACGTTTTGGTTCAGAAGATATTATGGAATCGGCTGAGCAGAGCGAAGGCATGTCATTGATTTTTGAACTCCACATCATATCACCCATATGCCTTTGGCATTCAATCTTTTTTGGGCATCTGTCGGTAAGTGCAATGCCCGTCCTTGGGAACAGAAATATTTGTggcatttttttcaaaacagaatcgtaa
- the fkbp5 gene encoding peptidyl-prolyl cis-trans isomerase FKBP5 isoform X7, translating into MTTDQDLSVDQSAVALFAVKGIDVTSSKDKGVLKIVKVQGVDGDRPMLGDRVTLHYTGKLLNGQKVDSSLDRKEPFSFSLGKGQVIKAWDSSVMTMQKGEVCSLLCRPDYAYGAPGNPPKVPPNSTLLFEVELLDFQGEMLTEDGGIMRRIKTKGEGFTNPNDGATVDVHLEGRCEGQLFDSRDVCFIVGEAQDKGVPLGVDRAMEKMQKGECCLLQLKSKYGFGREGKPELKIGPNKDMLYEVTLRDFKKAKESWEMDLKEKLELSVEVKHKGNQYFKAGFLQQAIIQYQRIVSWLEMECGVGEEQQRKIQEFLLLSQLNLALCYLRLQEFSHVVDNCNKVIELDATNEKALYRRGEARLCRNEFSLAMADFRQVLQVNPLNRAARAQITICQHKVREHQERDKKIYANMFQKFAEHDKKVGKQKRRKDESVKSNGEVGSKRRRRSQENS; encoded by the exons ATGACCACTGATCAAGACTTgtctgtcgaccaatcagctGTCGCTTTGTTTGCTGTAAAGGGTATTGACGTAACGTCGAGCAAGGATAAAGGAGTACTGAAG ATAGTGAAGGTCCAGGGCGTAGATGGAGACAGGCCCATGCTTGGGGACAGGGTTACCCTGCACTACACGGGTAAACTGCTCAACGGGCAGAAGGTGGACTCCAGTTTAGATCGCAAGGAACCCTTTTCATTCAGTTTAGGAAAGG GGCAAGTGATCAAGGCGTGGGACAGCAGTGTGATGACGATGCAGAAGGGAGAGGTGTGCTCACTGCTCTGTCGTCCGGATTACGCCTATGGAGCCCCAGGGAACCCACCAAAGGTTCCCCCAAACTCAACCCTACTGTTTGAG GTTGAGCTGCTGGACTTCCAGGGCGAGATGCTCACAGAAGACGGTGGAATAATGCGGAGGATCAAGACCAAGGGAGAAGGCTTCACCAACCCCAACGACGGGGCTACTGTCGATG TGCACCTGGAGGGGAGGTGCGAGGGCCAGCTGTTTGACTCCCGggatgtgtgttttattgtgggAGAGGCGCAGGACAAGGGCGTCCCACTGGGAGTGGACCGGGCCATGGAGAAGATGCAGAAAGGAGAGTGCTGTCTACTTCAGCTTAAATCCAA GTATGGCTTTGGGAGAGAAGGTAAGCCAGAGTTAAAGATTGGACCAAACAAAGACATGCTCTATGAAGTTACCCTCAGAGACTTCAAAAAG GCCAAAGAATCATGGGAAATGGACTTGAAAGAGAAACTTGAACTGTCTGTTGAAGTTAAGCATAAAGGGAATCAGTATTTTAAG GCGGGCTTCCTCCAGCAGGCCATCATCCAGTACCAGCGCATCGTGTCCTGGCTGGAGATGGAGTGTGGCGTGGGAGAGGAGCAGCAGAGGAAGATCCAGGAGTTCCTGCTGCTGTCCCAGCTCAACCTGGCACTGTGCTACCTACGGCTGCAGGAGTTCTCCCACGTGGTGGACAACTGCAACAAG GTGATTGAGCTCGACGCGACGAACGAGAAGGCGCTGTATCGCCGGGGCGAGGCCCGTCTCTGCCGTAACGAGTTCAGTCTGGCCATGGCCGACTTCCGCCAGGTGCTGCAGGTCAACCCGTTGAATCGGGCGGCCCGGGCTCAGATTACCATCTGCCAGCACAAGGTCAGGGAACACCAGGAGCGGGACAAGAAGATCTACGCCAACATGTTCCAGAAATTCGCGGAACACGATAAAAAA GTTGGGAAGCAGAAGCGAAGGAAGGATGAAAGTGTAAAAAGCAACGGGGAGGTGGGGAGTAAACGGAGACGCAGGAGTCAGGAGAACTCATGA
- the fkbp5 gene encoding peptidyl-prolyl cis-trans isomerase FKBP5 isoform X4: MASSVDLFALYANCRGSSESGRKEVMNDLTNRSKHFMTMEGIDVTSSKDKGVLKIVKVQGVDGDRPMLGDRVTLHYTGKLLNGQKVDSSLDRKEPFSFSLGKGQVIKAWDSSVMTMQKGEVCSLLCRPDYAYGAPGNPPKVPPNSTLLFEVELLDFQGEMLTEDGGIMRRIKTKGEGFTNPNDGATVDVHLEGRCEGQLFDSRDVCFIVGEAQDKGVPLGVDRAMEKMQKGECCLLQLKSKYGFGREGKPELKIGPNKDMLYEVTLRDFKKAKESWEMDLKEKLELSVEVKHKGNQYFKAGFLQQAIIQYQRIVSWLEMECGVGEEQQRKIQEFLLLSQLNLALCYLRLQEFSHVVDNCNKVIELDATNEKALYRRGEARLCRNEFSLAMADFRQVLQVNPLNRAARAQITICQHKVREHQERDKKIYANMFQKFAEHDKKVGKQKRRKDESVKSNGEVGSKRRRRSQENS; this comes from the exons ATGGCGTCGTCTGTGGACCTGTTTGCCCTGTAtgcaaactgcagggggtccagTGAGTCTGGGAGGAAGGAGGTGATGAATGATTTGACTAACCGCTCGAAGCACTTCATGACGATGGAG GGTATTGACGTAACGTCGAGCAAGGATAAAGGAGTACTGAAG ATAGTGAAGGTCCAGGGCGTAGATGGAGACAGGCCCATGCTTGGGGACAGGGTTACCCTGCACTACACGGGTAAACTGCTCAACGGGCAGAAGGTGGACTCCAGTTTAGATCGCAAGGAACCCTTTTCATTCAGTTTAGGAAAGG GGCAAGTGATCAAGGCGTGGGACAGCAGTGTGATGACGATGCAGAAGGGAGAGGTGTGCTCACTGCTCTGTCGTCCGGATTACGCCTATGGAGCCCCAGGGAACCCACCAAAGGTTCCCCCAAACTCAACCCTACTGTTTGAG GTTGAGCTGCTGGACTTCCAGGGCGAGATGCTCACAGAAGACGGTGGAATAATGCGGAGGATCAAGACCAAGGGAGAAGGCTTCACCAACCCCAACGACGGGGCTACTGTCGATG TGCACCTGGAGGGGAGGTGCGAGGGCCAGCTGTTTGACTCCCGggatgtgtgttttattgtgggAGAGGCGCAGGACAAGGGCGTCCCACTGGGAGTGGACCGGGCCATGGAGAAGATGCAGAAAGGAGAGTGCTGTCTACTTCAGCTTAAATCCAA GTATGGCTTTGGGAGAGAAGGTAAGCCAGAGTTAAAGATTGGACCAAACAAAGACATGCTCTATGAAGTTACCCTCAGAGACTTCAAAAAG GCCAAAGAATCATGGGAAATGGACTTGAAAGAGAAACTTGAACTGTCTGTTGAAGTTAAGCATAAAGGGAATCAGTATTTTAAG GCGGGCTTCCTCCAGCAGGCCATCATCCAGTACCAGCGCATCGTGTCCTGGCTGGAGATGGAGTGTGGCGTGGGAGAGGAGCAGCAGAGGAAGATCCAGGAGTTCCTGCTGCTGTCCCAGCTCAACCTGGCACTGTGCTACCTACGGCTGCAGGAGTTCTCCCACGTGGTGGACAACTGCAACAAG GTGATTGAGCTCGACGCGACGAACGAGAAGGCGCTGTATCGCCGGGGCGAGGCCCGTCTCTGCCGTAACGAGTTCAGTCTGGCCATGGCCGACTTCCGCCAGGTGCTGCAGGTCAACCCGTTGAATCGGGCGGCCCGGGCTCAGATTACCATCTGCCAGCACAAGGTCAGGGAACACCAGGAGCGGGACAAGAAGATCTACGCCAACATGTTCCAGAAATTCGCGGAACACGATAAAAAA GTTGGGAAGCAGAAGCGAAGGAAGGATGAAAGTGTAAAAAGCAACGGGGAGGTGGGGAGTAAACGGAGACGCAGGAGTCAGGAGAACTCATGA